The segment AAGTAGTGACCGGAGGTCGGCGCCGCGGTGTAATAGGAAAAGATCTGCGTGGCGCCGAGTGGGCCGATGATGGTGGCGAGCGACGAGGCGGCGTTGACGGCGCCCTGCAGCTCGCCCTGGCTATTGTCGGGCACCTGGCGGGAGAGAATGCCGTTGATGGCGGGCGGGGCAAATCCGCTCACCGTGCCGATCGCAATGAAGAGGTAGAGCTGGTAGACATCGGCGGAAAAGGCGATGCCGGCGAAAGCGGTTGCGGCGGCCAGGAGTCCGACGATGCCGACGGCGGGTTCGCCGATGCCCTTGGACAGGGGCGCGGCAAGGACCGCCTGGCTGAAGGCGAAGCCGATGCCGAAGGCGCCAAGAGTTCGGCCGATGGTGGAGGAGGTGAAGGCAAACACTTCCACGGTGAAATAGCTGAAGACCGTCGGCAGGGCCTGGGTGGCGAGCTGAAGGAAGAACAGCACGGCCAGCAGCCAGATGACCGAGGGGTATTTGCGCAGGGCGACGACGGCGCCGAGGGGATTGGCACGGCGGATGTCGAATTTGCGGCGCGAGGTCTTCGGCAGGCTCTCTGGGAGGACCAGGAGGCCAAAGAGGAAATTGGCAAAGGCGAGGCCCGCGGCGGCATAGAAGGGCACGCGGGGGCCCAGTTCGCCCAGTTCGCCGCCAATGACCGGGCCGATGATGAAGCCGAGGCCGAAGGCGGCGCCGATCAGGCCGAAGCGATGGGTGCGCTTATGGGGCGGGGTGATGTCGGCCATGTAGGCGGTGGCGGTGGCCAGAGCGGCACCGGCAATGCCGGCGATGATACGGCCGATGAAGAGATACCAGACGAATGGCGCGATCGACATCATCAGGTAGTCGAAGGTCAGACCCAGCAGCGAGGCGAGGAGGATCGGTCGCCGGCCGAAGCGGTCCGAAAGATTGCCGAGGATGGGCGAGAAGATGAACTGCATGGCCGCATAGACAAAGACCAGGTAACCGCCGATGACGGCGGCATTGGCGACGCTGCCGCCGGTGAGGTCTTCGAGCAGTTCGGGCAGGACCGGCACGATGATGCCCACGCCGATCATGTCCAGCAGGATCGTCACCAGGATACAGGTGAGGGTCAGGCGTGAGCGGGTCGCTGCTTGCATGCTGGTGGCGCTAACCTTCTGATCGGCGGCGGGTCTGGCGGTGTCGCGCAGTTGACACAGCACGGGTCAGCAACGCAAGGCCGAAGGGGGCTGCATGGTTCCATGCCGCCGGCTTACTCGGTGTGACTTAATGTCTGAAGCTGTGCAATTTCATGGCCGTAGAGCCAAGAAAGGCGCCGGATATGGCCGGTGCGGCCCTGGATGCGGACGCCCAGATTGCGGGCAATGCTCATTGGCCAGCGCATGTGGAAGATCTGGCCGTTGAGCAAGGAAAGGTCGGCGACCCGGGTGACGCGCGGCTGGCGGATCTTTTCGTAGGCGCCGAATGCGACTTCGACCGAGGATTGGCTGACGAGGAGCGGGGCGAGCACGGCGGCGTCTTCGATGCTCATGGCGGCGCCCTGGGCCTGGAAGGGCACCATGGCATGGGCAGCGTCGCCGATCAGGCCGATCTTGTCCTTGTGCCAGAGGGGCGTGCGGACGGTGAACAGCGGCCAAGTGGTCCAGGTGCTGCCGGCGGCCTTGAGCAGGGCCTCGATGCGCGGGCTTTTCTGGATGGTGTCCGGCAGATCGGGGCGGTCTCCGAGATCGATGTCGGAGAGCTTGGCCTTGGCAAAAAGCGCGAGGTTGACCTGCTGGCGGTGGTGCAGCGGATAGCAGACCATATGGTAGTCGGGACCGAAGAGGACCGAAACCTTGTCGAGTGCGATCAGGCTTTTGGCCGCTTCGAAGGAGACGAGGGCGCGCCAGGCGACGCGATTGCCGAATTTGGCAACGGGACCGTCGAGCAGGCGGGCGCGAGTCTGGGAATGGACACCGTCGGCGCCGATGAAGGCGCGGCCGCGACCGGTGCGGCTCTGGCCACTGGATTCGGTGATGGTGACGGTGACACCATCGGAATGGGATGCGATGTCCCAGGTCTTTACGCCAAAGATGATGTCGATGTTGGCGAAGCGGCGCGTGGCCTTGTAGAGCGCCTCGGCGAGATCGGCGCGGTGCATGACGGCATAGGGCGCGCCGAAGGTCTCGCGCATGATGGCGCCCATCTGCATGGTGGCGATGGGCCGGCCATGCCGATAGGGATAGATGTCGACGCCCTCTGGCTCGAAGGCAACCGCGGTCAGGGCTTCACCGAGGCCAAGATTGTCGAGCACTTTCCGGGCGTTGGGGCTGATCTGCAGGCCGGCGCCGAATTCGGAAATGGCGGCATGGCGCTCAAGCACGACGACATGGGCGCCGAATTTGGCAAGAGCGAGAGCGAGCGTCAGCCCGGCAATGCCGGCACCGGCGATATAATAGGTCTGGCCCGTAGCGGGCATGGCAATAGTTCTCAGGCGGCGTTGAAAATGGCGGAGACGGGATTGGCCGAGCCGGCTTCAAGGCGGGAGTTGAAGACGTAATGGGTTGAGCAATATGGACAAACGGCTTCGTTGTCCTTGCCCATGTCGATGAAAATATGCGGATGGTCAAATGGGGGCAGGGCGCCGACGCACTGGAATTCCTTGGAGCCGACTTCGATCTGGCGCAGGCCGTCGGTGTTGTGGAAGTGGGGCGTGTTGCCGTGTGCCATGGAGATAAACCTGTTTGATTTGCGCGGACCATATGCCAAGGACAGCGCGAAGAAAAGGGCGTCACACGTCATTCGATGGCGAGTGGCATTTGGCCCCAATTGGCTAGCAGACTGTTAGCATCGAGCGCAGGAATTCGTCACACATGCAGTTCCAGTCGGATGGACTCAATCTCGCGTAC is part of the uncultured Devosia sp. genome and harbors:
- a CDS encoding zinc-finger domain-containing protein produces the protein MAHGNTPHFHNTDGLRQIEVGSKEFQCVGALPPFDHPHIFIDMGKDNEAVCPYCSTHYVFNSRLEAGSANPVSAIFNAA
- a CDS encoding FAD-dependent monooxygenase, giving the protein MPATGQTYYIAGAGIAGLTLALALAKFGAHVVVLERHAAISEFGAGLQISPNARKVLDNLGLGEALTAVAFEPEGVDIYPYRHGRPIATMQMGAIMRETFGAPYAVMHRADLAEALYKATRRFANIDIIFGVKTWDIASHSDGVTVTITESSGQSRTGRGRAFIGADGVHSQTRARLLDGPVAKFGNRVAWRALVSFEAAKSLIALDKVSVLFGPDYHMVCYPLHHRQQVNLALFAKAKLSDIDLGDRPDLPDTIQKSPRIEALLKAAGSTWTTWPLFTVRTPLWHKDKIGLIGDAAHAMVPFQAQGAAMSIEDAAVLAPLLVSQSSVEVAFGAYEKIRQPRVTRVADLSLLNGQIFHMRWPMSIARNLGVRIQGRTGHIRRLSWLYGHEIAQLQTLSHTE
- a CDS encoding TCR/Tet family MFS transporter, which translates into the protein MQAATRSRLTLTCILVTILLDMIGVGIIVPVLPELLEDLTGGSVANAAVIGGYLVFVYAAMQFIFSPILGNLSDRFGRRPILLASLLGLTFDYLMMSIAPFVWYLFIGRIIAGIAGAALATATAYMADITPPHKRTHRFGLIGAAFGLGFIIGPVIGGELGELGPRVPFYAAAGLAFANFLFGLLVLPESLPKTSRRKFDIRRANPLGAVVALRKYPSVIWLLAVLFFLQLATQALPTVFSYFTVEVFAFTSSTIGRTLGAFGIGFAFSQAVLAAPLSKGIGEPAVGIVGLLAAATAFAGIAFSADVYQLYLFIAIGTVSGFAPPAINGILSRQVPDNSQGELQGAVNAASSLATIIGPLGATQIFSYYTAAPTSGHYFPGAPFIACAIAVVMALFLFAIAAWRFELGRRPSIADHPHVPGTPPPGQVRLAPIEEDDDPDDHTPRR